One window of Cetobacterium sp. 8H genomic DNA carries:
- a CDS encoding Gfo/Idh/MocA family protein, whose protein sequence is MKKIRVGIIGCGSITEKRHAPEYLENPNVEIVAFYDLNEKRAMLMVEKFGGKAVKDYKDILEDPSIDAISDCTPNNMHCLISTKAMELGKHVLCEKPMSKTLEEALKIIDVQNKTGKIFMLDHNQRFTKAHRKVKELIKNGKLGKILTFRTTFGHSGPESWSENKSKNTWFFKKDLCEFGVLGDLGVHKIDLIRFLTNQEFKSVCAMAGTLNKTFENGEKIEVYDNAICILKTEEGTLGTGTFSWSYYGEEDNSTILYFEKGIIRIYDNPIYQIIIIYNDGTVEKLQIESIQTNSEQTKTGVIDEFIQCILENKESTVTAYDGFISIKVVHAIMKSIEEKQEIAIDLN, encoded by the coding sequence ATGAAAAAGATAAGAGTTGGAATAATAGGCTGTGGATCAATAACTGAAAAAAGACATGCTCCTGAATATTTAGAGAATCCAAATGTAGAAATAGTTGCTTTTTATGATTTAAATGAAAAGAGAGCTATGTTGATGGTAGAAAAATTTGGTGGAAAAGCAGTAAAAGATTATAAGGATATTTTAGAAGATCCATCTATTGATGCAATCAGTGATTGTACTCCTAATAATATGCATTGCTTAATATCTACTAAAGCAATGGAGTTAGGAAAACATGTTCTATGTGAAAAACCTATGTCAAAAACTTTGGAAGAGGCGTTAAAAATTATAGATGTTCAAAACAAAACAGGAAAAATTTTTATGTTAGATCACAATCAAAGATTCACAAAAGCTCATAGAAAAGTTAAAGAACTGATAAAAAATGGTAAGTTAGGAAAAATTTTGACTTTTAGAACTACTTTTGGGCATAGTGGTCCAGAGTCTTGGAGCGAAAATAAATCTAAAAATACTTGGTTCTTTAAAAAAGATTTGTGTGAATTTGGAGTTCTGGGAGATTTAGGAGTTCATAAAATAGATCTTATAAGATTCTTAACTAATCAAGAGTTTAAAAGTGTTTGTGCTATGGCAGGAACTCTTAATAAGACTTTTGAAAATGGAGAGAAGATAGAGGTATACGATAATGCAATATGTATTTTAAAAACAGAAGAAGGGACTTTAGGAACGGGAACTTTTAGTTGGAGTTATTACGGGGAAGAAGATAATTCTACTATTTTATATTTTGAAAAAGGTATTATTAGAATATATGATAATCCTATTTACCAAATTATTATCATATATAATGACGGTACAGTAGAAAAATTACAGATAGAATCCATACAAACAAATAGTGAACAAACTAAAACTGGGGTTATAGATGAGTTCATACAGTGTATATTGGAGAATAAAGAGTCAACTGTAACAGCTTATGACGGTTTTATATCAATAAAAGTAGTCCATGCAATAATGAAATCAATAGAAGAAAAGCAAGAGATTGCAATAGATTTGAATTAA
- a CDS encoding HlyD family secretion protein has translation MQHKSKAKFIYLGIIISFLLVFFLTVGVQMNIPYSSRAFLEYQVVPVQSKVSESVENIFIKNGDHVNAGQTLFEVDKNIYIAQYTTALGQYNEVLDFIKNLKNDIEKSEVLVSKNKVLVEQNRKELSKYKKLFDKKYINELDYENMNTKFIESEKVLKESQNELNNLLIKYKKDEELTPQLLIAKGALKKAEINLKNTTVVSPISGEVVMDNFYKNTIIKQDTTLFYVKNDNILTVNVDLKEKNLKSIIKGREALVVFDGISQEIIKGTIDKITPVLAEGFSTSNTLVNIVDDNRWVRDPGKVRVSIIIENSDLVKKLSSGSKASVMLLSENNSVFYNTLAKIWMNIIKVFNYVY, from the coding sequence ATGCAACATAAAAGTAAAGCTAAATTTATATATTTAGGTATTATCATTAGCTTTTTATTAGTATTTTTTTTAACTGTAGGAGTTCAAATGAATATCCCTTATTCTTCAAGGGCTTTTTTAGAGTACCAAGTAGTTCCTGTCCAAAGTAAAGTTTCTGAAAGTGTTGAAAATATATTTATAAAAAATGGTGATCATGTAAATGCAGGGCAGACTCTTTTTGAAGTTGATAAAAATATTTATATAGCCCAATACACGACCGCTTTAGGCCAGTATAATGAGGTTTTAGATTTTATTAAAAACTTAAAAAATGACATTGAGAAAAGTGAGGTTTTAGTAAGTAAAAATAAAGTTTTGGTAGAACAAAATAGAAAAGAATTGTCAAAATATAAAAAACTTTTTGATAAAAAGTATATAAATGAATTGGATTATGAAAATATGAATACTAAATTTATTGAATCGGAAAAAGTTTTGAAAGAAAGCCAAAATGAACTTAATAATCTTCTTATTAAATACAAAAAAGATGAGGAGTTAACACCTCAATTACTTATAGCTAAAGGAGCTTTAAAGAAAGCGGAGATCAATTTAAAAAATACAACAGTTGTATCTCCAATATCTGGAGAAGTTGTCATGGATAATTTTTATAAAAATACAATTATAAAGCAGGATACAACTTTATTTTATGTTAAAAATGATAATATTCTAACAGTTAATGTAGATTTAAAAGAAAAGAATTTAAAATCAATCATAAAAGGTAGAGAAGCACTTGTAGTTTTTGATGGGATTTCCCAAGAAATAATAAAAGGAACTATAGATAAAATAACCCCTGTTCTAGCTGAAGGTTTTTCTACTTCAAATACTTTGGTTAATATAGTTGATGATAATCGTTGGGTTAGAGATCCTGGAAAAGTTAGAGTTTCTATAATAATTGAAAATTCTGATCTTGTTAAAAAGTTGTCTAGTGGTTCTAAAGCTTCAGTGATGTTACTTTCTGAAAATAATAGTGTATTTTATAATACTTTAGCAAAAATATGGATGAATATCATAAAGGTTTTCAATTATGTTTATTGA
- the thiS gene encoding sulfur carrier protein ThiS, which produces MKFKFNGESIVLDRDMTIKEYISLLNIDTTGIIVLVDDEILPKEQLDILIKDSCNIEVLKFVCGG; this is translated from the coding sequence GTGAAATTTAAATTTAACGGAGAATCTATAGTATTAGATCGTGATATGACTATAAAAGAGTATATATCACTTTTAAATATTGATACAACAGGTATTATAGTTTTAGTTGATGATGAAATTTTACCAAAAGAACAGTTGGATATTTTGATTAAAGATAGTTGTAATATTGAAGTTCTAAAATTTGTATGCGGAGGATAA
- a CDS encoding ABC transporter permease: MNKSIDIKKIYSEYTFVFSFLILIVIATTINHSFLSWTNISTLLLQSSIKGIIALGMTLIIISGQIDLSVGSQSALIAGLGVVVLNKTESALIMLIFCMIFGGFLGTINGIITTKGKIAPFIVTLATMSAYRSIIVQLGQGGPFNIDMKILMSFRKIASGKTIGIPNLAIIFILITFLMVILAKYTKFGRYVYAVGSNEHATFLTGVNVVRVKTLCFTLVGLLTGISSFLLSSRLTSITAANVGMSFELDAIAAVAIGGTSMSGGRGKIIGTFLGAIMLQMIEGILIAARIPPFLSGLVKGVIIILAVIFQSKKNND; encoded by the coding sequence ATGAATAAAAGTATAGATATAAAAAAAATTTATTCAGAATATACTTTTGTATTTTCTTTTTTAATATTAATAGTGATTGCAACTACAATAAATCATTCTTTTTTATCATGGACAAATATATCAACACTTTTATTACAATCTTCTATAAAAGGAATTATTGCTTTAGGGATGACTTTAATCATAATATCTGGTCAAATTGATTTATCTGTAGGGTCTCAAAGTGCTCTGATTGCCGGACTAGGGGTTGTAGTTTTAAATAAAACTGAAAGTGCTTTGATAATGTTAATATTTTGTATGATTTTTGGAGGTTTTTTAGGAACCATTAATGGAATTATAACAACCAAAGGAAAAATTGCGCCATTTATTGTGACGTTAGCAACAATGAGTGCTTATAGGTCTATTATTGTACAATTAGGACAAGGTGGTCCTTTTAATATTGATATGAAAATTCTTATGAGCTTTAGAAAAATTGCTTCTGGGAAAACTATAGGAATTCCTAACTTGGCGATAATATTTATTTTAATAACATTTTTAATGGTTATATTGGCTAAGTATACAAAATTTGGAAGATATGTTTATGCGGTTGGTTCTAATGAACATGCAACATTTTTAACTGGTGTAAATGTTGTGAGAGTAAAAACTTTGTGTTTTACTTTAGTAGGACTTTTGACTGGAATCTCATCCTTTTTACTTTCTTCAAGACTTACTTCAATAACAGCAGCAAATGTTGGGATGTCTTTTGAATTAGATGCTATTGCGGCAGTAGCAATAGGAGGAACATCTATGAGTGGAGGAAGAGGAAAAATTATAGGGACATTTTTAGGAGCCATAATGTTACAAATGATTGAAGGAATACTTATAGCAGCTAGAATTCCACCATTTTTATCAGGTTTAGTTAAAGGAGTGATAATAATATTAGCTGTTATCTTTCAAAGTAAAAAAAATAACGATTAA
- a CDS encoding sugar ABC transporter ATP-binding protein has protein sequence MLLEMRNIVKNFGSVQALKGVSLSVNRGEIHGLLGENGAGKSTLMNILAGTFAPTDGEIFFNDKKIENLNTKKTQNLGIRFIHQELNLVNDLTVYENLFLGEELVDKFGFLNRKDMIKKSRDILERMSLDIDPKIEVRKLETSRKQLIEIAKALLFDAKLIIMDEPTTALTNKEIEHLFILMKKLKEHGVSMIYISHKMPELFSICDRYTVLRDGVYIESGEFKNIDEKKATELLVGKSLENEILDNKKSLNEILLEVKDISLANKFKNISFDLKKGEVIAITGLHGDGRDFLAETLYGAHKLELGSVYLNGKKINYQDIKSTIKDGISMVQRNRKERSIIKDMSILDNFSISRFASKDNSFFISEKFQLERLYIRKEEMSIKFENPTNMITSLSGGNQQKVIIGRCLELDTDVIILDNPTQGIDVGAKFEIYKIINNLAKSGKGIIIFTSEYPEINKVADRCLVMYKGKINRELLRDEFNELTIMHFATGANMEEKYE, from the coding sequence ATGCTTTTAGAGATGAGGAACATAGTTAAAAATTTTGGATCTGTTCAAGCATTAAAAGGGGTTTCATTATCTGTAAATAGAGGAGAAATTCATGGATTATTAGGAGAGAATGGAGCAGGAAAGTCTACATTAATGAACATACTAGCAGGAACATTTGCGCCTACAGATGGAGAAATTTTTTTTAATGATAAAAAAATAGAAAATCTTAATACAAAAAAAACTCAAAACTTAGGAATTCGTTTTATACACCAAGAACTTAACTTGGTAAATGATTTGACAGTTTATGAAAATCTTTTTTTGGGAGAAGAGTTAGTTGATAAATTTGGATTTTTAAATAGAAAAGATATGATAAAGAAATCTAGGGATATATTGGAAAGAATGTCTTTAGATATTGATCCTAAAATAGAAGTTAGAAAATTAGAAACTTCTAGAAAACAACTTATAGAAATAGCAAAAGCCCTTTTGTTTGATGCCAAACTCATAATAATGGACGAGCCAACAACAGCTTTAACAAATAAAGAGATTGAGCATCTTTTTATATTGATGAAAAAATTAAAAGAACATGGTGTAAGTATGATTTATATTTCTCATAAAATGCCAGAACTCTTTAGTATTTGTGACAGGTATACAGTTCTAAGAGATGGTGTTTATATTGAAAGCGGAGAATTTAAAAATATTGATGAAAAAAAAGCAACAGAACTATTAGTTGGAAAATCTTTAGAAAATGAGATCTTGGATAATAAAAAAAGTTTAAATGAAATTCTTTTAGAAGTAAAGGATATAAGTTTAGCTAATAAGTTTAAAAATATTAGTTTTGATTTAAAAAAAGGAGAAGTTATTGCCATAACCGGACTTCATGGAGATGGACGGGACTTTTTAGCAGAAACTTTATATGGAGCTCATAAATTAGAACTGGGTTCTGTCTATTTAAATGGCAAAAAAATAAATTATCAAGACATAAAAAGTACTATAAAAGATGGAATAAGTATGGTTCAAAGAAATAGAAAAGAGCGATCTATAATAAAAGATATGAGTATTTTAGATAATTTTTCTATCTCTAGATTTGCATCGAAGGATAATTCATTTTTTATCAGTGAAAAATTTCAATTAGAAAGGTTATATATCAGAAAGGAAGAGATGAGTATAAAGTTTGAAAATCCTACAAATATGATAACTTCTTTATCTGGTGGAAATCAACAAAAGGTAATAATTGGAAGATGCTTAGAATTGGATACAGATGTAATTATACTTGATAATCCTACTCAAGGAATAGATGTTGGAGCTAAATTTGAAATTTATAAAATAATAAATAACCTTGCAAAGAGTGGAAAGGGAATTATTATTTTCACTTCAGAATATCCTGAGATAAATAAAGTAGCTGACAGATGCTTAGTGATGTATAAAGGGAAAATTAATAGAGAGTTATTAAGAGATGAGTTTAATGAATTAACTATAATGCATTTCGCAACTGGAGCTAATATGGAGGAAAAATATGAATAA
- the thiE gene encoding thiamine phosphate synthase, producing the protein MKNFKLPIGVYAITDSKSSKGKVFIEYCEELLKAGVKIIQYREKNKNIKEVLEEAKQLRELTLKYNVTFIVNDYLDIALIVDADGIHIGQGDLPIEDVRKVLGDGKIIGISTHNPEEAKQAILDGADYIGVGPIYHTETKVDVCAPVTLEYLEYVEKNISLPYVAIGGIKEHNLEEVISKGAKSICLVSELVGAEDTYSKTKTINERIISNY; encoded by the coding sequence ATGAAAAATTTTAAGCTTCCTATAGGAGTTTATGCAATAACTGATTCAAAGTCATCAAAAGGAAAAGTTTTTATTGAATATTGTGAGGAGTTATTAAAGGCTGGAGTAAAGATTATACAATATAGAGAAAAAAATAAAAACATAAAAGAGGTTTTAGAGGAAGCAAAACAGCTCAGAGAACTAACTTTAAAATATAATGTGACATTTATTGTAAATGATTATCTTGATATTGCTTTAATTGTTGATGCTGATGGGATACATATTGGTCAAGGAGATCTTCCTATTGAAGATGTGAGAAAAGTTTTAGGCGATGGTAAAATTATTGGAATTTCAACTCATAATCCAGAAGAAGCAAAGCAAGCTATTTTAGATGGAGCAGATTATATAGGTGTAGGGCCAATCTATCATACAGAAACTAAAGTGGATGTATGTGCTCCTGTGACTCTTGAATATTTAGAGTATGTGGAAAAGAATATATCGTTACCATATGTGGCTATTGGTGGAATTAAAGAGCATAATCTTGAAGAGGTAATATCAAAAGGAGCTAAGAGTATATGTTTGGTATCTGAGTTGGTTGGAGCTGAAGATACTTATAGCAAAACTAAGACTATTAATGAAAGAATTATTTCTAACTATTGA
- a CDS encoding sugar phosphate isomerase/epimerase, with translation MKLGFLTGIMGDIPLEEKIKWAHKIGFETLEVSCWPKANTRDYSGSDIDIEKFTSEEAKNFKKILKDNAMTIATLAYYDNNLHHDLEKRHAYNNHLLKVIDAAFLLGVRNVGTFIGRDLTLTIEENFDEMVKVFQPILEYAKSKDIRIIIENCSMPGWHKDGWAGTISYSPELWEEMFKRLPYDNFGLNFDPSHLVWLGIDYIKALKDFREKVFTVHAKDTEILENEKHYFSILGKQLGKKDTWDLGFWRHRMPGKGDIDWQKFIDTLKEINFNNEVIIEHEDLEYQDSLEKIKEGLEIGHKYLKERM, from the coding sequence ATGAAGTTAGGTTTTTTAACAGGTATTATGGGAGATATTCCTTTAGAAGAAAAAATTAAGTGGGCTCATAAAATAGGCTTTGAAACTTTAGAAGTTTCTTGTTGGCCAAAAGCTAATACAAGAGATTATTCAGGAAGTGATATAGATATAGAAAAATTTACTTCAGAAGAGGCAAAAAATTTTAAAAAAATATTAAAAGATAATGCTATGACTATTGCAACATTAGCATATTATGATAATAATTTACATCATGATTTGGAAAAAAGACATGCCTACAATAATCATTTATTAAAAGTTATTGATGCAGCATTTTTATTAGGTGTAAGAAATGTAGGAACATTTATAGGAAGAGATTTAACATTAACAATAGAAGAAAATTTTGATGAAATGGTCAAAGTATTTCAACCAATATTGGAGTATGCGAAATCAAAAGATATAAGAATAATTATTGAAAACTGCTCTATGCCAGGATGGCATAAAGATGGATGGGCAGGAACTATATCATATTCACCAGAGTTATGGGAAGAAATGTTTAAAAGACTTCCATATGATAATTTTGGTTTGAATTTTGACCCTTCTCATCTTGTATGGTTAGGAATTGATTATATTAAGGCTTTAAAAGATTTTAGAGAAAAAGTGTTTACTGTCCATGCTAAAGATACTGAGATATTGGAAAATGAAAAACACTATTTTAGTATCTTAGGAAAGCAGTTGGGAAAAAAAGATACATGGGACTTGGGATTTTGGAGACATAGAATGCCTGGAAAAGGAGACATCGATTGGCAAAAATTTATAGACACTTTAAAAGAGATAAACTTTAATAATGAAGTAATTATAGAGCATGAAGATCTCGAATATCAAGATAGTTTGGAAAAAATAAAAGAAGGATTAGAAATAGGTCACAAATATTTAAAAGAGAGAATGTAG
- the thiF gene encoding sulfur carrier protein ThiS adenylyltransferase ThiF: MRIGIAGCGGIGSNVAMNLVRSGIKDFVLVDFDRIEESNLNRQFFFKNQIGKYKSLELKKNLENINENVFIKSFVEKITEKNIKNFFESCDIIVEAFDKREFKSLLIENYFHKKIISANGIGGRDLEGVKVRELSNLTIVGDFMSDISNYKTYSTKVNYISCIMANKILDIIGGFKDEKF; the protein is encoded by the coding sequence ATGAGAATAGGAATTGCTGGATGTGGTGGAATTGGTTCTAATGTTGCAATGAACTTAGTTCGTTCAGGAATTAAAGACTTTGTATTGGTTGATTTTGATAGAATTGAAGAATCAAATTTAAATAGACAATTTTTCTTTAAAAATCAAATAGGTAAATATAAATCATTAGAGCTAAAAAAGAATTTAGAAAATATAAATGAAAATGTCTTTATTAAATCTTTTGTAGAGAAAATTACAGAGAAAAATATAAAAAATTTTTTTGAGAGTTGTGACATAATTGTTGAAGCTTTCGACAAAAGAGAGTTTAAAAGTCTTCTTATAGAAAACTATTTTCATAAGAAAATAATCTCGGCAAATGGAATAGGTGGAAGAGATTTAGAAGGAGTAAAAGTTAGAGAGTTAAGTAATTTAACAATTGTAGGAGATTTTATGTCAGATATATCAAACTATAAGACATATTCTACAAAAGTAAATTATATCTCTTGTATTATGGCTAACAAAATTTTAGATATTATTGGAGGATTTAAGGATGAAAAATTTTAA
- the thiH gene encoding 2-iminoacetate synthase ThiH: MMMDRIVESYNDFDFENFFRSLDSKKILDVIDRSGEKVLEDMDLLTLLSPQAQEFLEEMAIKANVITKQYFGKEIHIYAPLYISNICDNECTYCGFKHSNPIKRRHLTYDEIEKESKYISETLGVHSIILLTGESYINSLEYLKNAITILKKYFNTVIIEVQPLSVEEYFELKTVGLDGVTVYQECYDKELYKTYHLSGKKSDYKYRLDTPERASIADLRSVNIGALFGLGNPVKEAFLSGLHLRYLTNKFLNTQFSISIPRIKEAYRNIKPQNIISDKQFVQFLLAYRLCFPTSGINISTRESKEFRDNLLPLGVTKFSAGSVTEVGGYSLSNGSSPQFETDDHRSVVEIVDMLKIKGYQPIFKDWESSI, encoded by the coding sequence ATGATGATGGATAGAATAGTTGAAAGTTATAATGATTTTGATTTTGAAAATTTTTTTAGAAGCCTTGATTCTAAAAAAATCTTAGATGTAATAGATAGAAGTGGAGAAAAAGTCTTAGAAGATATGGATCTATTGACTCTTTTATCTCCTCAAGCTCAGGAGTTTTTAGAGGAGATGGCTATTAAAGCAAATGTGATAACAAAACAGTATTTTGGAAAAGAGATCCATATATATGCTCCACTATATATTTCAAATATTTGTGACAATGAGTGTACATACTGTGGATTTAAACATTCAAATCCTATAAAAAGAAGACATTTAACCTATGATGAAATTGAAAAAGAATCTAAATATATATCTGAAACTTTAGGAGTTCATAGCATTATTTTGCTGACAGGTGAAAGTTATATAAATTCCTTGGAATATTTGAAAAATGCAATCACGATTTTAAAAAAGTATTTTAATACAGTTATAATTGAAGTTCAGCCACTTTCAGTAGAAGAGTATTTTGAGTTAAAAACTGTTGGATTGGATGGGGTCACTGTTTATCAGGAGTGCTATGATAAAGAGCTATATAAAACTTATCATCTAAGTGGTAAAAAATCAGATTATAAATATCGTTTAGATACACCTGAAAGGGCATCAATTGCTGATTTAAGAAGTGTTAATATAGGAGCGTTATTTGGGCTTGGAAATCCAGTTAAAGAGGCATTTTTATCGGGTCTACATTTGAGATATTTGACAAATAAATTCTTAAACACACAGTTTTCTATTTCTATACCGAGAATAAAAGAGGCTTATAGAAATATTAAGCCTCAGAATATAATCTCAGATAAGCAGTTTGTACAATTTCTACTAGCTTATAGATTGTGTTTTCCAACTTCAGGAATAAATATTTCAACTAGAGAATCTAAAGAGTTTAGAGATAATTTACTTCCTTTAGGAGTTACAAAATTTTCGGCTGGATCGGTGACTGAAGTGGGAGGATATTCATTATCAAATGGTTCTTCACCTCAATTTGAAACAGATGATCACAGAAGTGTTGTAGAGATAGTAGATATGTTAAAAATTAAAGGATATCAGCCTATTTTTAAAGATTGGGAGAGCAGTATATGA
- a CDS encoding thiazole synthase: MDKLIIGGVEFNNRLITGSGKFSSYNLIREMLNESKSEMITIALRRVDLTGKSENVLDYIPKGVKLLPNTSGARTAEEAIKIARIARASGCGDFIKIEIINDMKYLMPDNHETVRATEILAKEGFIVMPYINPDLITAKKLEAAGAAAIMPLGAPIGSNKGLLTKPMIEILVENCNLPIIVDAGIGKPSHACEAMEMGCSAVLVDTAIATSENPVKMAIAFNKATQAGREAYLAKCAKINNHAVASSSLTGFLRD, encoded by the coding sequence ATGGATAAATTGATTATTGGTGGGGTAGAATTTAACAACAGACTTATAACAGGAAGTGGAAAATTTTCAAGTTATAATCTTATAAGAGAGATGCTTAATGAGTCAAAAAGCGAAATGATAACAATAGCTTTAAGAAGAGTTGATTTAACAGGGAAAAGTGAAAATGTTTTAGATTATATTCCAAAAGGAGTAAAGCTTTTGCCAAATACAAGTGGAGCTAGAACGGCTGAAGAAGCTATAAAAATAGCTAGAATTGCTAGAGCTTCAGGATGTGGAGATTTTATAAAAATAGAGATTATAAATGATATGAAATATTTAATGCCAGATAATCATGAAACGGTTAGGGCAACTGAAATTTTGGCTAAAGAAGGATTTATTGTAATGCCTTACATAAATCCAGATTTAATTACTGCAAAAAAATTAGAAGCGGCAGGAGCGGCAGCAATAATGCCACTAGGAGCACCAATTGGTTCAAACAAGGGACTTTTAACAAAACCTATGATAGAGATATTGGTGGAAAATTGTAATTTACCAATTATTGTAGATGCAGGAATAGGAAAACCTTCGCACGCTTGTGAAGCGATGGAGATGGGGTGTAGTGCCGTTCTAGTAGATACAGCAATCGCAACAAGCGAAAATCCTGTGAAGATGGCTATCGCCTTTAATAAGGCCACTCAAGCAGGAAGAGAAGCATATCTTGCAAAATGTGCAAAAATAAATAATCATGCAGTAGCTTCATCATCACTTACTGGTTTTTTAAGAGATTAA
- a CDS encoding substrate-binding domain-containing protein, whose translation MKRVLTLLITLLLATTVIFANASEKVLGIVMPNATHGFLGESIKHARASAEEYAKTNGFQYKFLTSAEASEQNNQLDTLINEKVDCIVLWPHNGNELRSGAMKVMEAGIPLIVYDRLIDNFKPTAEVMGDNFTIGEETGRYLNKYFKEDLAAGKVNIVEFKGDNSTVPQQRSDGFMKTADKNLVVIQQFSTDWQRAKAQEQMETLLNSLKKEEVENIKGVFTHDDEVALGVLDAIMNYNGNAKLNVKLVTGVSGRKENIETFDIIRDQLGIDQVTYLFSPAMVRDAVKMGADILAGKTYSGLYLIPTETIDNSNYKDYMKSEHWKTRYQSGI comes from the coding sequence ATGAAAAGAGTTTTAACGCTTTTAATTACTCTACTACTTGCTACTACAGTTATTTTTGCAAATGCTAGTGAAAAGGTACTTGGAATAGTTATGCCAAATGCAACACATGGATTTTTAGGAGAAAGTATAAAGCATGCTAGAGCATCAGCTGAAGAATATGCTAAAACAAATGGATTTCAATATAAGTTTCTTACATCAGCTGAAGCTTCAGAACAAAATAATCAGTTGGATACTTTGATAAATGAAAAAGTAGATTGCATAGTTTTATGGCCTCATAATGGAAACGAGCTAAGATCAGGAGCAATGAAGGTTATGGAGGCTGGAATTCCTTTAATAGTCTATGATCGTCTAATTGATAACTTTAAGCCTACAGCTGAAGTTATGGGAGATAATTTTACTATAGGAGAAGAAACAGGAAGATATTTAAATAAATATTTTAAAGAAGATTTAGCAGCTGGAAAAGTTAATATAGTTGAGTTTAAAGGAGATAACTCAACGGTTCCACAACAACGTTCAGATGGATTCATGAAGACAGCTGATAAAAACTTAGTTGTTATTCAACAATTTAGTACTGATTGGCAAAGAGCAAAGGCACAAGAACAAATGGAAACACTTTTGAATAGTTTAAAAAAAGAGGAAGTAGAAAATATAAAAGGTGTATTTACTCATGATGATGAGGTTGCATTAGGAGTTTTAGATGCAATTATGAACTATAATGGTAATGCTAAGTTAAATGTTAAACTTGTAACTGGAGTTAGTGGAAGAAAGGAAAATATAGAAACTTTTGACATTATAAGAGATCAGTTAGGAATAGATCAAGTGACTTATCTATTTTCTCCTGCAATGGTTAGAGATGCTGTTAAAATGGGAGCAGACATATTGGCAGGGAAAACATATTCTGGATTATATCTAATTCCAACAGAGACAATAGATAATAGTAATTATAAAGATTATATGAAAAGTGAGCATTGGAAAACAAGATATCAAAGTGGAATTTAA